The DNA sequence CGCAGAGAAGATGGCCCCGGCGGCTGTTTTCGATGCAGAATGCCACGTAGGCGATACGGTAGGTTACCCTTCTGACCTGGGTTGCGCCGGGTTGCAGCCGTCTGATAGTGTGGATGTCCTGCGTTCCTGCATGGACAAAATGGCCGTAGCAGCTCTGGAGTGTGTAGCAGGAGGGCACCCGTGAGAAGGCCCGTATGAGGGGCAGCAGCGGAGGGTCGATCTCCCCGTTCCTGATGACTGATGTGAGATCCTCCAGAGCCTTCTCGCGGCCCGTGTCGAATCCTGCGAAGGTGATCATGGGGCGGGGAGGGGTGAACGTCTCCATAGGGGGGACAATGATTCTTCTCCGTATAAAGGAGTATGGTGGGGGGTTCGGAGATGCAGGGACGGGAGAACCGGCAACGCGATGCCTCCCGAAAGGGTCTGCTCTGCTTCATCGGCATCGTATGTCCTTCATCTCCCCGGGGAGGGCGGGTGGTATGGAGAAGGGGGCCCTGATGGCATCTGGTGCTCAGTCCGACGGCGGCGACTCCCTCTTTCTCCACCAGATCTTCACATGATGAGAGTGTCCGGGGATGGTGTATGTGGTGCCGTCACTTCCCATATGGGCCAGAATATACTGTCGGAGCACGTCCTTCTGGGCCGTGGTGGCTGCAAGGACCTGGGGGCAAAGTACTCCACGGCTGCCTCGGAGGTCGGGAAGACATAGGTGTGGGGGAAGGGTACGGATTCGACACTGGGGTAAATCCCCATGCTATAGAGCAGGTTGTATATGATGTCGCATTTCGGCGGGCTGGCAAATTCCCTGCCGTGGAGTGCCGGCCACAGGGCACATGACATCATCTCCCAGGGGGTCAGGCCCGCAAACCAATAGATGGCGAGATAGTCTGACGAGGCTGCAATCATCGTCCCGATGGCATCTTTGATATCCGGCACGTTCAGGGAG is a window from the Methanovulcanius yangii genome containing:
- a CDS encoding tRNA wybutosine-synthesizing 3 family protein — protein: METFTPPRPMITFAGFDTGREKALEDLTSVIRNGEIDPPLLPLIRAFSRVPSCYTLQSCYGHFVHAGTQDIHTIRRLQPGATQVRRVTYRIAYVAFCIENSRRGHLLCEDLRVIARNDPEYIQFGSADWFWDQTPNTYAIQVSPSRYQTQDSCLLTLDEALVVQDVRDRLFTELMRLVKEHTPAGR